In Carya illinoinensis cultivar Pawnee chromosome 7, C.illinoinensisPawnee_v1, whole genome shotgun sequence, the following are encoded in one genomic region:
- the LOC122315434 gene encoding receptor-like protein 14 isoform X5: protein MNLSVRQCFPVRRPWSLVKCLMWALVIFVQIHEHKGCLEEERIGLLRLKAFLKSHYHIGHRLPSWIEDADQMSSDCCGWERVSCNSTTGHVIELSLHDMKQQYFLETNGFFYSKATIREENIWLLNVSLFQPFKKLTSLDMSCNEIGGCIANEGFERLAVLRRLEVLNLGYNFFEDSILPSLTQLSSLTALVLARNYHLGNWTTAAGSKSLSRLDNLETLDISWTNFGWSAISSLSTAVKSSSLRNLNLARLGMRGPLPAQELSVFENLERLDLSWNFLTEGLTPKEFHGLSKLSKLKHLDLSWNYFGNQILRVLGTQLPALKSLDLSHNYMEGPLSIKEFHGLSKLSKLKHLDLSWNKFGNQILRVLGALPALKSLDLSDNYMEGPLSIKDLANLSRLEILDMGGNRLNGSISPYIEALSSAKAISLSNNYFNGDFPTQDLCRMKKLEEFDISRNDFEGSIPERFSSLAWIESLDLSHNSLSGEIPSTLIDLNFMGIFNVAYNNLSGKVPDMKNQFGTFEKSSYEGNPFLCGPPLENGCSTIAEKLNPKASERKWYEVDPTVFFASFSVSYIIFFSVVASILYINPYWRQMCFNLIEDIMYWSYFTVLTPLKRLSNRLCRH from the exons ATGAATCTAAGTGTGCGGCAATGTTTTCCAGTCAGGAGGCCGTGGTCATTGGTGAAGTGTTTGATGTGGGCGTTAGTAATTTTTGTGCAAATCCATGAGCACAAAGGTTGCTTGGAGGAAGAGAGAATTGGTTTGTTACGACTGAAGGCGTTTCTAAAATCCCATTATCACATTGGCCATCGTCTTCCGTCCTGGATTGAAGATGCAGATCAAATGAGTAGTGACTGCTGTGGTTGGGAGCGAGTCTCATGCAACTCCACCACGGGTCATGTCATTGAACTCTCGCTCCATGATATGAAGCAACAGTACTTTCTTGAAACAAATGGTTTCTTCTATTCAAAAGCCACAATTCGCGAGGAGAATATTTGGTTGCTAAATGTTTCCCTATTTCAGCCTTTCAAGAAGCTAACAAGTCTTGATATGTCCTGCAATGAAATTGGTGGTTGCATAGCTAATgaag GTTTTGAAAGGTTAGCTGTATTGAGAAGGTTGGAGGTATTGAACCTCGGTTATAATTTCTTTGAAGATAGCATTTTACCATCCCTAACTCAACTTTCATCCCTTACCGCATTGGTTCTAGCGCGTAATTATCATTTGGGAAATTGGACAACAGCTGCAG GTTCTAAAAGCTTGTCAAGGTTAGACAACCTGGAGACATTAGACATTAGTTGGACTAATTTCGGCTGGAGCGCCATATCGTCGTTGAGTACTGCAGTCAAATCATCGTCCCTTAGGAATCTGAATCTTGCTAGACTTGGGATGAGAGGACCTTTACCTGCCCAAG aatTATCGGTGTTTGAAAACTTGGAGAGGTTGGATTTAAGTTGGAACTTTCTCACGGAAGGCTTAACACCCAAAG aATTCCATGGTTTGTCTAAACTGAGCAAGCTAAAGCACTTAGATTTAAGTTGGAATTATTTCGGGAATCAAATTTTAAGAGTTTTGGGCACCCAGCTCCCAGCCCTCAAGTCTTTGGACCTAAGTCACAACTACATGGAAGGGCCTCTTTCTATCAAAG aATTCCATGGTTTGTCTAAACTGAGCAAGTTAAAGCATTTAGATTTAAGTTGGAATAAATTCGGGAATCAAATTTTAAGAGTTTTGGGCGCCCTCCCAGCCCTCAAGTCTTTGGACCTAAGTGACAACTACATGGAAGGGCCTCTTTCTATCAAAG ATTTGGCAAATTTAAGTAGGCTGGAGATTTTAGATATGGGTGGAAATCGCTTGAATGGGAGTATTTCTCCATATATTGAGGCATTATCTTCAGCGAAGGCTATATCGTTATCCAACAATTATTTCAATGGAGATTTCCCTACTCAAG ATTTGTGCAGAATGAAGAAACTTGAAGAGTTTGACATTTCTCGCAATGACTTTGAAG gttcgattccggagaggtTTTCCAGTTTGGCGTGGATAGAAAGCTTGGACCTTTCTCACAATAGTTTGAGTGGAGAAATTCCCTCGACATTGATTGATTTGAATTTTATGGGAATATTCAACGTTGCATACAATAATTTATCTGGTAAAGTTCCTGATATGAAAAATCAATTTGGAACTTTTGAGAAGAGCAGCTATGAAGGAAATCCATTTCTTTGCGGACCACCATTGGAGAATGGTTGTAGTACCATAGCAGAAAAGTTAAATCCAAAAGCAAGCGAGAGGAAATGGTATGAGGTAGATCCTACAGTCTTTTTTGCAAGCTTCTCAGTAtcttacattattttcttttcagtgGTAGCTAGTATCCTTTATATAAATCCTTATTGGAGGCAAATGTGCTTCAATTTGATTGAGGATATCATGTACTGGAGCTATTTTACAGTTTTGACACCCCTAAAAAGGTTGTCAAATCGACTATGTCGACATTAG
- the LOC122315434 gene encoding receptor-like protein 13 isoform X4 translates to MNLSVRQCFPVRRPWSLVKCLMWALVIFVQIHEHKGCLEEERIGLLRLKAFLKSHYHIGHRLPSWIEDADQMSSDCCGWERVSCNSTTGHVIELSLHDMKQQYFLETNGFFYSKATIREENIWLLNVSLFQPFKKLTSLDMSCNEIGGCIANEGFERLAVLRRLEVLNLGYNFFEDSILPSLTQLSSLTALVLARNYHLGNWTTAAGSKSLSRLDNLETLDISWTNFGWSAISSLSTAVKSSSLRNLNLARLGMRGPLPAQELSVFENLERLDLSWNFLTEGLTPKEFHGLSKLSKLKHLDLSWNYFGNQILRVLGTQLPALKSLDLSHNYMEGPLSIKEFHGLSKLSKLKHLDLSWNKFGNQILRVLGALPALKSLDLSDNYMEGPLSIKDLANLSRLEILDMGGNRLNGSISPYIEALSSAKAISLSNNYFNGDFPTQDLCRMKKLEEFDISRNDFEGILPRCINNISSLRVLDISSNRFIGNLSSSLVASLNPTAIEYIDLSHNLFEGLFSFSLFANHSKLKVVRFMNDNNKLVIETENPVGWIPLFQLTTLVLQNCNLNKLTGNIPKFLFDQHRLEEVDFSHNKLKGSFPFWLLENNTRLQLLNLRNNSFEGQFYLQPEHHIYISWMDVSGNHLGGRLKENIGKIMPYLYGLNISQNHFEGDLPSSIGDMSYLELLDLSFNRFSGKVPTELVSKCTNLIILNLNSNSFQGEIFSKHFKLSSLSVLQLNNNQFTGSIPERFSSLAWIESLDLSHNSLSGEIPSTLIDLNFMGIFNVAYNNLSGKVPDMKNQFGTFEKSSYEGNPFLCGPPLENGCSTIAEKLNPKASERKWYEVDPTVFFASFSVSYIIFFSVVASILYINPYWRQMCFNLIEDIMYWSYFTVLTPLKRLSNRLCRH, encoded by the exons ATGAATCTAAGTGTGCGGCAATGTTTTCCAGTCAGGAGGCCGTGGTCATTGGTGAAGTGTTTGATGTGGGCGTTAGTAATTTTTGTGCAAATCCATGAGCACAAAGGTTGCTTGGAGGAAGAGAGAATTGGTTTGTTACGACTGAAGGCGTTTCTAAAATCCCATTATCACATTGGCCATCGTCTTCCGTCCTGGATTGAAGATGCAGATCAAATGAGTAGTGACTGCTGTGGTTGGGAGCGAGTCTCATGCAACTCCACCACGGGTCATGTCATTGAACTCTCGCTCCATGATATGAAGCAACAGTACTTTCTTGAAACAAATGGTTTCTTCTATTCAAAAGCCACAATTCGCGAGGAGAATATTTGGTTGCTAAATGTTTCCCTATTTCAGCCTTTCAAGAAGCTAACAAGTCTTGATATGTCCTGCAATGAAATTGGTGGTTGCATAGCTAATgaag GTTTTGAAAGGTTAGCTGTATTGAGAAGGTTGGAGGTATTGAACCTCGGTTATAATTTCTTTGAAGATAGCATTTTACCATCCCTAACTCAACTTTCATCCCTTACCGCATTGGTTCTAGCGCGTAATTATCATTTGGGAAATTGGACAACAGCTGCAG GTTCTAAAAGCTTGTCAAGGTTAGACAACCTGGAGACATTAGACATTAGTTGGACTAATTTCGGCTGGAGCGCCATATCGTCGTTGAGTACTGCAGTCAAATCATCGTCCCTTAGGAATCTGAATCTTGCTAGACTTGGGATGAGAGGACCTTTACCTGCCCAAG aatTATCGGTGTTTGAAAACTTGGAGAGGTTGGATTTAAGTTGGAACTTTCTCACGGAAGGCTTAACACCCAAAG aATTCCATGGTTTGTCTAAACTGAGCAAGCTAAAGCACTTAGATTTAAGTTGGAATTATTTCGGGAATCAAATTTTAAGAGTTTTGGGCACCCAGCTCCCAGCCCTCAAGTCTTTGGACCTAAGTCACAACTACATGGAAGGGCCTCTTTCTATCAAAG aATTCCATGGTTTGTCTAAACTGAGCAAGTTAAAGCATTTAGATTTAAGTTGGAATAAATTCGGGAATCAAATTTTAAGAGTTTTGGGCGCCCTCCCAGCCCTCAAGTCTTTGGACCTAAGTGACAACTACATGGAAGGGCCTCTTTCTATCAAAG ATTTGGCAAATTTAAGTAGGCTGGAGATTTTAGATATGGGTGGAAATCGCTTGAATGGGAGTATTTCTCCATATATTGAGGCATTATCTTCAGCGAAGGCTATATCGTTATCCAACAATTATTTCAATGGAGATTTCCCTACTCAAG ATTTGTGCAGAATGAAGAAACTTGAAGAGTTTGACATTTCTCGCAATGACTTTGAAGGTATCCTACCTCGATGCATAAACAATATATCATCACTACGAGTGTTGGATATATCTAGTAACCGTTTCATTGGAAACTTGTCTTCATCTCTAGTAGCCAGCTTGAATCCCACAGCTATTGAGTATATTGATCTTAGTCATAATCTTTTTGAGGGTCTGTTCTCATTCAGCTTATTTGCTAATCATTCCAAGCTTAAGGTGGTTCGATTTATGAATGACAACAACAAACTTGTGATTGAAACTGAAAATCCAGTGGGTTGGATCCCATTATTTCAGTTAACGACCCTAGTATTGCAAAATTGTAATCTGAACAAGCTAACTGGAAATATCCCCAAGTTTCTCTTTGATCAGCATAGATTGGAAGAAGTTGATTTCTCTCACAACAAGTTGAAAGGAAGCTTCCCCTTTTGGTTGCTGGAAAACAATACAAGGCTACAACTGCTAAATCTTAGAAATAATTCTTTTGAGGGTCAATTTTATTTACAACCAGAGCaccatatttatatttcttggaTGGATGTCTCAGGAAATCACTTAGGTGGGCGACTTAAAGAAAATATTGGAAAGATAATGCCATATTTATATGGTCTAAATATTTCCCAAAATCATTTTGAAGGTGATCTTCCATCCTCAATTGGTGACATGAGTTATTTGGAATTATTGGATTTGTCTTTTAATAGATTCTCGGGGAAGGTGCCAACTGAATTGGTTTCCAAATGTACCAACTtgattattttgaatttaaacaGTAATAGCTTTCAGGGTGAAATCTTCTCAAAGCATTTCAAGTTGTCAAGCTTATCAGTTCTTCAATTGAACAACAATCAGTTCACAG gttcgattccggagaggtTTTCCAGTTTGGCGTGGATAGAAAGCTTGGACCTTTCTCACAATAGTTTGAGTGGAGAAATTCCCTCGACATTGATTGATTTGAATTTTATGGGAATATTCAACGTTGCATACAATAATTTATCTGGTAAAGTTCCTGATATGAAAAATCAATTTGGAACTTTTGAGAAGAGCAGCTATGAAGGAAATCCATTTCTTTGCGGACCACCATTGGAGAATGGTTGTAGTACCATAGCAGAAAAGTTAAATCCAAAAGCAAGCGAGAGGAAATGGTATGAGGTAGATCCTACAGTCTTTTTTGCAAGCTTCTCAGTAtcttacattattttcttttcagtgGTAGCTAGTATCCTTTATATAAATCCTTATTGGAGGCAAATGTGCTTCAATTTGATTGAGGATATCATGTACTGGAGCTATTTTACAGTTTTGACACCCCTAAAAAGGTTGTCAAATCGACTATGTCGACATTAG